One Anabas testudineus chromosome 15, fAnaTes1.2, whole genome shotgun sequence genomic window carries:
- the prph2b gene encoding peripherin-2b isoform X1, which produces MPFMSVKFSLQKRVKLAQGLWMLYWVSVIMGILVFSLGIFFKIELRKRSELMDNNESHLVPNLLILVGMLACGANAFGGKVCHDSLDPIKFAKWKPMLKPYLLMCCGFNVLLLMTALLCFLMQFAVYLTLAEGLKNGIKFYKDTDTPGRCFMKRTLDMTQIEFRCCGNNNFRDWFEVQWISNRYLDMSNDEVKDRVLSNVEGKYLMDSVPFSCCNPGSPRPCIQHHLTNNSAHYDYDHRIEELNIWTRGCREALFSYYSSMMNSIGVLVIITILLESADMAGLKYLSTALETMADPENPECESEGWLLEKGVKETFAELLTKLKTLGKINQVEEGGDAQEAAT; this is translated from the exons ATGCCGTTCATGTCAGTAAAGTTTAGCCTGCAGAAGCGGGTCAAGTTGGCTCAGGGACTGTGGATGCTCTACTGGGTCTCGGTCATCATGGGGATCCTCGTCTTCAGCCTCGGCATCTTCTTCAAGATTGAGCTGCGGAAGAGAAGCGAGTTGATGGACAACAACGAGAGTCATTTAGTGCCCAACCTGCTGATCCTGGTGGGCATGCTGGCCTGCGGGGCCAACGCTTTTGGGGGAAAGGTCTGCCACGATTCTCTGGACCCAATCAAGTTCGCCAAGTGGAAGCCGATGCTGAAGCCGTACCTGCTGATGTGCTGCGGCTTCAACGTGTTGCTGCTGATGACTGCGCTGCTCTGTTTCCTCATGCAGTTCGCTGTGTACTTGACGTTGGCCGAGGGCCTGAAGAACGGCATCAAGTTCTACAAGGACACGGACACGCCGGGACGCTGCTTCATGAAGAGGACGCTGGACATGACGCAGATCGAGTTCCGCTGCTGCGGTAACAACAACTTCAGGGACTGGTTCGAGGTGCAGTGGATCAGCAACCGCTACCTGGACATGAGCAATGACGAGGTCAAAGA TCGTGTCCTCAGTAACGTGGAGGGGAAATACCTGATGGACAGTGTCCCATTCAGCTGCTGTAATCCTGGGTCCCCCCGCCCCTGCATCCAGCACCACCTAACCAACAACTCGGCCCACTACGACTACGACCACCGCATTGAGGAGCTCAACATCTGGACCCGAGGCTGCCGCGAGGCCCTCTTCTCCTACTACAGTAGCATGATGAACAGCATCGGAGTGCTGGTCATCATCACCATCTTACTCGAG TCGGCAGACATGGCCGGGCTGAAGTACCTGAGCACGGCTCTGGAGACGATGGCCGACCCAGAGAACCCAGAGTGTGAAAGCGAGGGCTGGCTGCTGGAAAAAGGGGTGAAGGAGACGTTTGCCGAGCTGCTCACCAAGCTGAAGACTCTGGGCAAGATAAACCAGGTGGAGGAAGGTGGGGATGCACAGGAGGCAGCCACCTGA
- the LOC113159475 gene encoding potassium voltage-gated channel subfamily G member 3-like codes for MRFGSSLCTLNVGGRRFCFSTELMKHLPLSRLSRLHRCVSESELLELCDDYDRDRNEFFFDRHSEAFSFIMLYVQHGTLRFMPHMCELSFYNEMLYWGLESSDLQLCCQRRLDERLSDCFVHFFPEEDLRDHEEPQSCWLERIRRIFEEPTSSLAAQILASVSVLFVVISMVMLCASTLPDWKTAETLDQHRIIEAVCIGWFTAECIIRFLVSRNKCEFVRRPLNIIDLLAITPYYISVAVTTLTGENSQLQRAGVTLRVLRMMRIFWVIKLARHFLGLQTLGLTLRRCYREMVMLLVFICVAMAIFSALAQLLEHGLDLESGNEDYASIPAACWWVIISMTTVGYGDMYPVTVAGRVLGALCVVSGIVLLALPITFIYHSFVQCYHELKVRSSRCSHSLSADFIN; via the exons ATGAGGTTTGGAAGCAGCCTTTGCACCCTGAACGTTGGCGGTCGCAGGTTCTGCTTCTCCACGGAGCTGATGAAGCATCTTCCTCTCAGCAGACTCAGTCGACTGCATCGCTGCGTGTCGGAGAGCGAGCTGTTGGAGCTCTGCGACGACTACGACCGTGACAGAAACGAGTTCTTCTTCGACCGGCACTCTGAGGCCTTCAGCTTCATCATGCTGTACGTTCAGCACGGGACGCTGCGCTTCATGCCGCACATGTGCGAGCTGTCTTTCTATAATGAGATGTTGTACTGGGGCCTGGAGAGCTCTGACCTGCAGTTGTGCTGCCAGCGACGCCTCGACGAACGCTTGTCTGATTGCTTCGTACACTTCTTCCCGGAGGAGGATCTGCGGGACCACGAGGAGCCCCAGAGCTGCTGGCTGGAGAGGATAAGGAGGATTTTCGAGGAACCCACATCGTCCTTGGCGGCGCAGATCCTTGCCtcagtgtctgtgctgtttgtggTCATCTCCATGGTGATGCTGTGTGCCAGCACCTTACCTGATTGGAAGACCGCGGAGACCCTGGACCAACACAG GATCATCGAGGCGGTGTGTATCGGTTGGTTCACAGCTGAGTGTATCATCCGTTTCCTGGTGTCTCGTAATAAATGTGAGTTTGTCCGTCGTCCCCTGAACATCATCGACCTGTTGGCCATCACTCCTTACTACATCTCTGTTGCTGTGACAACACTGACAGGGGAGAACTCTCAGCTGCAGCGAGCCGGTGTCACTCTGCGTGTCCTGCGCATGATGCGCATCTTCTGGGTCATCAAGTTGGCACGTCACTTCCTAGGCCTGCAGACGCTTGGCCTGACTCTGCGGCGCTGCTATCGCGAGATGGTGATGCTTCTTGTCTTCATCTGTGTGGCTATGGCTATATTCAGTGCACTAGCCCAGCTCCTTGAGCATGGCCTGGACCTTGAGTCTGGAAATGAGGACTATGCTAGCATCCCTGCTGCCTGCTGGTGGGTCATCATCTCCATGACGACGGTGGGATACGGCGACATGTACCCAGTGACGGTTGCAGGCCGCGTGCTTGGCGCCCTCTGTGTGGTGAGCGGCATTGTGCTGCTGGCGCTTCCCATCACCTTCATCTACCACAGCTTCGTCCAGTGCTACCATGAGCTCAAGGTGCGCTCCAGCCGCTGCAGCCACAGCCTGTCTGCTGACTTCATCAACTGA
- the prph2b gene encoding peripherin-2b isoform X2 — MPFMSVKFSLQKRVKLAQGLWMLYWVSVIMGILVFSLGIFFKIELRKRSELMDNNESHLVPNLLILVGMLACGANAFGGKVCHDSLDPIKFAKWKPMLKPYLLMCCGFNVLLLMTALLCFLMQFAVYLTLAEGLKNGIKFYKDTDTPGRCFMKRTLDMTQIEFRCCGNNNFRDWFEVQWISNRYLDMSNDEVKDRVLSNVEGKYLMDSVPFSCCNPGSPRPCIQHHLTNNSAHYDYDHRIEELNIWTRGCREALFSYYSSMMNSIGVLVIITILLEVGYMAGLKYLSTALETMADPENPECESEGWLLEKGVKETFAELLTKLKTLGKINQVEEGGDAQEAAT; from the exons ATGCCGTTCATGTCAGTAAAGTTTAGCCTGCAGAAGCGGGTCAAGTTGGCTCAGGGACTGTGGATGCTCTACTGGGTCTCGGTCATCATGGGGATCCTCGTCTTCAGCCTCGGCATCTTCTTCAAGATTGAGCTGCGGAAGAGAAGCGAGTTGATGGACAACAACGAGAGTCATTTAGTGCCCAACCTGCTGATCCTGGTGGGCATGCTGGCCTGCGGGGCCAACGCTTTTGGGGGAAAGGTCTGCCACGATTCTCTGGACCCAATCAAGTTCGCCAAGTGGAAGCCGATGCTGAAGCCGTACCTGCTGATGTGCTGCGGCTTCAACGTGTTGCTGCTGATGACTGCGCTGCTCTGTTTCCTCATGCAGTTCGCTGTGTACTTGACGTTGGCCGAGGGCCTGAAGAACGGCATCAAGTTCTACAAGGACACGGACACGCCGGGACGCTGCTTCATGAAGAGGACGCTGGACATGACGCAGATCGAGTTCCGCTGCTGCGGTAACAACAACTTCAGGGACTGGTTCGAGGTGCAGTGGATCAGCAACCGCTACCTGGACATGAGCAATGACGAGGTCAAAGA TCGTGTCCTCAGTAACGTGGAGGGGAAATACCTGATGGACAGTGTCCCATTCAGCTGCTGTAATCCTGGGTCCCCCCGCCCCTGCATCCAGCACCACCTAACCAACAACTCGGCCCACTACGACTACGACCACCGCATTGAGGAGCTCAACATCTGGACCCGAGGCTGCCGCGAGGCCCTCTTCTCCTACTACAGTAGCATGATGAACAGCATCGGAGTGCTGGTCATCATCACCATCTTACTCGAGGTAGGTT ACATGGCCGGGCTGAAGTACCTGAGCACGGCTCTGGAGACGATGGCCGACCCAGAGAACCCAGAGTGTGAAAGCGAGGGCTGGCTGCTGGAAAAAGGGGTGAAGGAGACGTTTGCCGAGCTGCTCACCAAGCTGAAGACTCTGGGCAAGATAAACCAGGTGGAGGAAGGTGGGGATGCACAGGAGGCAGCCACCTGA